Proteins encoded in a region of the Chryseobacterium piperi genome:
- the udk gene encoding uridine kinase gives MLVIGIAGGTGSGKTTVVDKILQQLDIEGMNILSQDNYYHDNQNLTLTEREALNYDHPKSIDFELMLKHVKALKNNESIEQPIYSFVTHSRTGDHVTVEPKNVLVVEGILVLTNKELLKEFDLKVFVHADSDERLIRRIRRDTQERGRDLSEVLHRYQTTLKPMHQEFIEPSKNEADLIIPNMRQNSVAIDFLTTVIKNSLRKH, from the coding sequence ATGCTTGTAATAGGAATTGCAGGGGGTACAGGATCCGGCAAAACTACAGTTGTTGATAAAATATTGCAACAGCTTGATATTGAAGGGATGAATATCCTATCTCAGGATAATTATTATCATGATAACCAAAATCTGACACTTACTGAAAGGGAAGCTTTGAATTATGACCATCCCAAGTCGATAGATTTTGAATTGATGCTGAAACATGTAAAAGCTTTAAAAAATAATGAGTCTATTGAACAGCCCATTTATAGCTTTGTTACTCATTCCAGAACCGGAGATCATGTGACTGTGGAACCTAAAAATGTATTGGTTGTAGAAGGTATTTTAGTACTTACTAATAAAGAATTATTGAAAGAATTTGATTTGAAAGTTTTTGTTCATGCAGATTCTGATGAAAGATTAATTAGGAGGATAAGAAGAGATACTCAGGAAAGGGGGAGAGACCTAAGTGAAGTATTACACCGTTACCAAACTACTCTAAAGCCTATGCATCAGGAATTTATAGAACCATCAAAAAATGAGGCGGATCTTATCATCCCCAATATGAGGCAAAATTCCGTAGCGATTGATTTTTTAACTACTGTTATCAAAAACTCGTTGAGAAAACATTAA
- a CDS encoding FtsB family cell division protein: MANKLIKEIQPKSEVVKLLQKYILNRYFITICLFLVWMIFFDKTSFLVINELNGEIHKYEEQLQYYKTEYEKNDTFYKKLMNNKSEKEKYARENYFMKKPDEEIFILVVDSTHISKK; this comes from the coding sequence ATGGCAAATAAATTAATTAAAGAGATACAGCCAAAATCTGAAGTGGTAAAGCTACTCCAGAAATATATTTTAAACAGATACTTTATTACGATCTGTTTATTTTTGGTCTGGATGATTTTCTTTGATAAAACTTCGTTTCTGGTAATTAATGAGCTGAACGGAGAAATTCACAAATACGAAGAACAATTGCAGTATTATAAAACGGAATACGAAAAAAATGATACGTTTTATAAGAAGCTGATGAACAATAAATCGGAAAAAGAAAAATACGCAAGGGAAAATTATTTTATGAAAAAGCCGGATGAAGAAATCTTTATTCTGGTGGTAGATAGCACGCATATATCTAAAAAATAA
- a CDS encoding methylmalonyl-CoA mutase family protein, with the protein MSNIDILPDWENLVKKQLKTEDIYTILKKENLEGIDVKPFYSSVQKPLVNLPKVEESTHLVAKYHESLEEDVFAFILDQNVENLEEKTIFINNKDLAEHISPKDEDQYFSLIDVFDEKEGTINDQLAKELLAKSFKRNICIDISLHQNSGAAIYQQLGIALAKAKELVEVFGPEILNKLIFKIAIGGNYFFEMAKIRAFKLIFNQFSKEYGLDDIPYIFAETSLRNKATSDRENNLIRSTLELASAMIAGADAVYSTNYLVNNSTDNSEEISFKQQIVLAYESIINVFEDASNGSYYVEDITKQIAEKSWGLFIELEEAGGYLELLKQGMIQKKIYDHAIEEQKWVEEGKIKLIGVNLYPKLEVKKSVEDLYNEKEIKPVRWAEMFE; encoded by the coding sequence ATGTCAAATATAGATATACTTCCAGATTGGGAAAATTTAGTAAAAAAACAGCTTAAAACAGAAGATATTTATACCATTCTGAAAAAAGAAAACTTAGAGGGGATTGATGTAAAGCCTTTCTACAGCTCAGTTCAGAAACCTCTGGTAAACCTTCCAAAAGTTGAAGAAAGTACTCATTTGGTTGCCAAATATCACGAAAGTTTAGAAGAAGATGTTTTTGCATTTATACTGGATCAGAATGTAGAAAACCTTGAAGAAAAGACAATCTTCATTAACAATAAAGATCTGGCAGAACATATCAGCCCTAAAGATGAAGATCAGTATTTTTCATTAATTGATGTGTTTGATGAGAAAGAAGGAACAATTAATGATCAGCTTGCCAAAGAATTACTGGCTAAAAGTTTTAAAAGAAATATTTGTATAGATATTTCACTTCATCAAAATTCTGGAGCGGCGATATACCAGCAATTGGGAATTGCTTTAGCAAAAGCCAAAGAGCTTGTAGAAGTTTTTGGACCTGAAATTTTGAATAAATTAATTTTTAAAATAGCAATCGGAGGAAATTATTTCTTTGAGATGGCGAAAATAAGAGCTTTTAAACTGATCTTTAATCAATTTTCCAAAGAATATGGTCTCGATGATATCCCTTATATCTTTGCAGAGACTTCCTTAAGAAATAAGGCAACCTCAGATCGTGAAAACAATCTTATCCGTTCTACATTAGAGCTTGCTTCTGCGATGATCGCAGGTGCAGATGCAGTATACAGTACCAATTATCTGGTCAATAATAGCACAGATAACTCTGAAGAGATATCATTTAAGCAACAGATTGTGCTGGCTTATGAAAGTATTATCAATGTATTTGAAGATGCCTCTAATGGAAGCTATTATGTTGAAGACATAACAAAGCAAATTGCTGAAAAGTCATGGGGCTTATTTATAGAGCTGGAAGAAGCAGGAGGATATCTTGAATTACTCAAACAAGGTATGATTCAGAAAAAGATTTATGATCATGCCATTGAAGAACAAAAATGGGTTGAAGAAGGTAAAATAAAGCTAATCGGGGTTAATCTTTATCCCAAGCTGGAAGTGAAAAAGTCGGTAGAAGACTTATACAATGAAAAAGAGATAAAACCTGTCCGCTGGGCAGAAATGTTTGAGTAA
- a CDS encoding DinB family protein gives MTEKLIDLFEYTHHYNREIINFISENISKIDDKTIALINHTLNAQQIWNSRILGSEPFEVWQINPFENLIEINHQNFIKSLDIVQNFDLDTRIGYRNSRGTKFENSIFEMLFHAINHSTYHRGQINSLLKQNDLQPLLTDYIFYKR, from the coding sequence ATGACAGAAAAACTGATTGATTTATTTGAATATACCCATCACTATAATCGGGAAATAATTAATTTCATTTCAGAAAATATCTCGAAGATTGATGATAAGACCATTGCATTGATCAATCATACCCTCAATGCTCAGCAAATCTGGAACTCAAGGATTCTGGGGAGTGAGCCTTTCGAAGTTTGGCAGATCAATCCTTTTGAAAATTTAATAGAGATCAATCATCAGAATTTTATAAAAAGCTTAGATATTGTTCAGAATTTTGATTTAGATACCAGGATTGGATATAGAAATTCAAGAGGAACGAAATTTGAAAACAGTATTTTTGAAATGCTTTTTCATGCGATCAATCACTCGACCTACCATCGGGGGCAAATCAATTCTCTTTTGAAACAAAACGACCTTCAACCATTGCTGACAGATTATATTTTTTATAAAAGATAA
- a CDS encoding class I SAM-dependent methyltransferase — protein sequence MGNNILIQKVQEFINANLHSDLHALLLKKSPFPDVTMQEIVQQIKGKQVAERKFPFLLQDGIIFPPQLNLEQSSSEKTALYKSSILNGTKFIDLTSGFGIDAYYLSQNFDEITLIEQNTELLNIVESNWRALGRKAKFLNLRLEDFLNENQETFDVVYLDPARRDTQKNKVFLLEDLSPNILEIQDHLVSMSNEVVIKLSPLIDLKYLVSVLKNISRIDIIAVKNDVKEIVVFLSGKSSGKIDCHCVNLESSEPDFVFRFGDGEVAHSEYGEPEKFIYIPNHSILKAGVFNLISERFQLKKLHPNSHIYTSHERNNQFPGRILEMEVVDSKQIKKKEQFNIISKNYPLKPEEIKKKYTLKDGGEHYLIFTQSKKGKIILKSM from the coding sequence GTGGGAAATAATATATTAATTCAAAAAGTTCAAGAGTTTATCAATGCAAACCTCCATTCAGATTTGCATGCATTGCTGCTTAAGAAATCCCCGTTTCCTGATGTTACCATGCAGGAAATTGTTCAACAGATAAAAGGAAAGCAGGTTGCAGAGAGAAAATTCCCATTTTTACTTCAGGATGGAATCATCTTTCCTCCACAGCTCAATCTGGAGCAATCATCTTCAGAAAAGACTGCTCTGTACAAATCTTCTATTTTAAATGGGACAAAATTTATTGATCTTACCAGTGGTTTTGGAATAGATGCTTATTACCTGTCTCAGAATTTTGACGAAATTACCTTAATTGAGCAAAATACAGAGCTTTTAAATATAGTAGAGTCCAATTGGAGAGCTTTGGGGAGAAAGGCAAAATTTCTCAATCTTAGACTGGAAGACTTTTTAAATGAAAATCAGGAAACTTTTGATGTTGTTTATTTAGATCCGGCAAGAAGGGATACTCAAAAGAATAAGGTTTTTCTTTTAGAAGACCTATCACCTAATATTCTTGAAATTCAGGATCATCTGGTATCGATGTCGAATGAAGTGGTGATTAAGCTATCTCCTTTGATTGATTTGAAATACCTGGTATCCGTTCTGAAAAATATATCAAGGATCGATATCATCGCTGTAAAAAATGATGTAAAAGAGATCGTGGTTTTCTTATCCGGGAAAAGTTCCGGGAAAATTGATTGTCATTGTGTAAATCTGGAAAGCAGTGAACCGGATTTTGTATTCAGGTTTGGAGATGGAGAAGTAGCACACTCAGAATATGGTGAGCCTGAAAAGTTTATTTACATTCCAAATCATTCCATACTAAAGGCAGGGGTTTTCAATTTGATATCAGAAAGGTTTCAGTTGAAAAAACTTCATCCTAACTCTCATATCTATACATCCCATGAAAGAAATAATCAATTTCCGGGACGAATTTTAGAAATGGAAGTTGTTGATAGTAAGCAGATTAAAAAGAAAGAACAATTCAATATTATTTCAAAAAATTACCCGTTGAAACCGGAAGAAATTAAAAAGAAGTATACTTTAAAAGATGGTGGAGAACATTACCTTATTTTTACACAATCCAAAAAAGGGAAAATTATTTTAAAATCAATGTAA
- a CDS encoding dipeptidase, whose amino-acid sequence MQETLNYINENKQRFVDELFELLRIPSISADPAYKDEVLKCADVCATHLKNAGADNVEVCQTKGYPIVFGEKILDKNLPTVLVYGHYDVQPADPLELWKKPPFEPYIEKTELHPEGAIFARGSADDKGQFFMHVKAFEAMMKTNTLPCNVKFILEGEEEVGSVSLGDFVNENKEKLACDCILISDTHIYSNEQPTVTTGLRGLSYVEVEVEGPNRDLHSGLYGGAVPNPIHVLSRMIAKLIDEDGHITVDGFYDNVEVVSDEERAEMNKLKDNPGEFKKSIGLKDIEGEKGYTTLERTSIRPTLDCNGIWGGYTGEGAKTVIPSKAFAKISMRLVPYQTPEEITEKFTKYFEKIAPDTVKIKVTPHHGGMPYVLPVATKEFLAAKQAMESAFGKEVLPYRSGGSIPITSMFEKVLGAKSVLMGFGLDSDAIHSPNEHYGLFNFYKGIESIPLFFENYSK is encoded by the coding sequence ATGCAAGAGACATTAAATTACATCAACGAAAACAAACAACGTTTCGTGGATGAATTATTTGAGTTATTGAGAATCCCTTCTATTTCTGCAGATCCTGCCTATAAAGATGAAGTATTGAAATGTGCAGATGTGTGTGCAACCCATCTTAAAAATGCAGGTGCCGACAATGTTGAAGTATGCCAGACGAAGGGGTATCCTATCGTTTTTGGTGAAAAGATTTTAGATAAGAACCTGCCAACGGTTTTAGTTTACGGACATTATGACGTTCAACCGGCAGATCCATTAGAATTATGGAAAAAACCACCTTTTGAACCTTATATTGAAAAAACAGAACTTCATCCTGAAGGAGCAATCTTTGCCAGAGGTTCAGCGGATGATAAAGGGCAATTTTTTATGCATGTGAAGGCTTTTGAGGCAATGATGAAAACGAATACTCTTCCTTGCAATGTTAAATTTATTTTAGAAGGAGAAGAAGAAGTAGGATCCGTAAGTTTAGGAGATTTTGTAAATGAAAATAAAGAAAAGCTGGCTTGTGACTGTATTCTTATTTCAGATACACACATTTATAGTAACGAACAACCAACGGTAACTACGGGTTTAAGAGGGTTAAGCTATGTAGAAGTAGAGGTGGAAGGACCTAACAGAGATTTGCATTCAGGACTTTATGGTGGTGCTGTTCCTAATCCTATTCATGTGCTTTCGAGAATGATTGCCAAACTAATTGATGAAGATGGACACATTACAGTAGATGGATTCTATGATAATGTGGAGGTTGTTTCAGATGAAGAAAGAGCCGAAATGAATAAACTGAAAGATAATCCTGGGGAATTTAAAAAATCAATCGGATTAAAAGATATAGAAGGAGAAAAAGGATATACCACATTAGAAAGAACCTCTATCCGTCCAACTTTGGATTGCAATGGAATCTGGGGAGGGTATACAGGAGAGGGAGCTAAAACAGTGATTCCTTCAAAAGCTTTTGCGAAAATTTCAATGCGCTTAGTTCCTTATCAGACTCCGGAAGAAATTACTGAGAAGTTTACGAAATATTTTGAGAAAATTGCTCCGGATACCGTAAAAATAAAAGTAACTCCACATCACGGAGGAATGCCGTATGTTCTGCCTGTAGCAACTAAAGAGTTCTTAGCAGCCAAGCAAGCAATGGAATCTGCATTTGGAAAAGAGGTGCTTCCTTACAGAAGTGGAGGAAGTATTCCTATTACCTCTATGTTTGAAAAAGTTTTGGGCGCAAAGTCTGTATTAATGGGCTTCGGATTGGATTCTGATGCCATCCATTCACCTAATGAACACTACGGATTGTTCAATTTTTATAAAGGAATTGAGAGTATCCCTCTGTTTTTTGAAAACTATTCAAAATAA
- a CDS encoding T9SS type A sorting domain-containing protein — protein sequence MKEIFTSLAVVILTSVAHSQVITQNAVSNTVSPTGSVACGSQANGYTADNSYYRVFKLSDYGINYSYNITNIAFGVQTANTTFPVEVNLYTLVGAFPTGTPTLLGTTNVNIAPANAGQMVSTGTALSQTVPAGGTFVVELYHDGSTANPPQSFYLGTHPGAQTGLSYLSSETCGIDTPIATGTGALAGFASARWVMTITGQNTLGVTEVINSKDLQIFPNPVKDVLKFRFGNNLKSEAIDIYDMNGRAVTSISNNKNVNEVNVSSFTKGAYILKVKANDGKVYVQKILKD from the coding sequence ATGAAGGAAATTTTTACATCTTTAGCGGTTGTAATACTTACAAGCGTTGCCCATTCTCAAGTTATTACACAAAATGCAGTTTCGAATACTGTATCACCTACAGGTTCTGTAGCGTGCGGAAGCCAGGCTAACGGCTATACTGCCGATAACTCTTATTACAGAGTATTTAAACTATCAGATTATGGTATTAATTACAGCTATAATATTACCAATATTGCATTTGGAGTACAGACTGCCAATACTACTTTCCCTGTAGAGGTTAATCTTTATACTTTGGTAGGTGCATTCCCAACTGGAACGCCGACTCTTTTAGGGACTACTAATGTTAATATAGCACCAGCTAATGCCGGTCAAATGGTAAGTACAGGAACAGCTTTATCGCAAACGGTTCCTGCTGGAGGAACATTTGTTGTTGAATTATATCATGATGGATCTACTGCTAATCCCCCTCAGTCTTTTTATTTAGGAACGCACCCGGGAGCGCAGACGGGTCTTTCTTACTTATCTTCAGAAACATGTGGAATAGATACGCCTATTGCAACAGGAACTGGAGCTCTAGCTGGATTTGCTTCAGCTAGATGGGTAATGACTATTACAGGACAGAATACTTTGGGTGTTACTGAGGTAATTAATTCAAAAGACCTGCAAATTTTTCCAAATCCGGTTAAAGATGTCCTGAAATTTAGATTTGGTAACAATTTGAAATCTGAAGCAATTGATATTTATGATATGAATGGAAGAGCTGTTACTTCTATTTCTAATAATAAAAATGTTAATGAAGTCAATGTATCAAGCTTTACAAAAGGGGCTTATATCTTAAAGGTAAAAGCTAATGACGGGAAAGTATATGTTCAGAAAATTCTTAAGGACTAA
- a CDS encoding SDR family oxidoreductase, with translation MLENKVAYITGGTKGIGFGIAKILLKNGVSVAFSGRKREDVMEAEKLLLQYSPQVLGVVSDVRSLESEEEAVKSIIEKFGKINFVIANAGLGIFKPVDELTSEEWNSMIETNLTGAFYTLKASVEALKKTEGYYITISSLAGANFFENGTGYNASKFGVVGFTQAAMIDLRKYNIKTTVIMPGSVATNFNGNIVSQKDEWKIQPEDMGNLVLDILKMNPRVLPSKIEFRATKPAR, from the coding sequence ATGCTAGAGAATAAAGTGGCTTATATAACCGGAGGTACAAAAGGGATCGGTTTCGGAATTGCAAAAATATTGCTTAAAAATGGAGTTTCTGTTGCATTTTCGGGAAGGAAAAGAGAAGATGTTATGGAAGCTGAAAAGTTGCTTCTGCAATATTCGCCTCAGGTATTAGGAGTTGTTTCGGATGTCAGAAGTCTGGAAAGTGAAGAAGAGGCTGTAAAATCTATTATAGAGAAATTCGGTAAAATAAATTTTGTTATAGCTAATGCCGGACTAGGGATATTTAAGCCCGTGGATGAGTTAACATCCGAAGAATGGAACTCTATGATTGAAACTAATTTAACGGGCGCATTTTATACTTTAAAAGCTTCCGTGGAGGCACTAAAGAAAACGGAGGGATATTATATTACCATTTCAAGTTTAGCCGGAGCTAATTTCTTCGAAAACGGAACCGGTTATAATGCATCAAAATTCGGAGTAGTAGGGTTTACTCAGGCGGCGATGATTGATCTGAGAAAATATAACATCAAAACAACCGTGATAATGCCAGGTTCGGTAGCCACCAATTTTAATGGAAATATAGTATCTCAAAAAGATGAATGGAAAATCCAGCCGGAGGATATGGGGAATCTGGTACTGGATATTTTGAAAATGAATCCCAGGGTTTTACCCAGTAAGATAGAGTTTAGGGCAACAAAACCAGCCAGGTAA
- a CDS encoding electron transfer flavoprotein subunit beta/FixA family protein has translation MKILVCISSVPDTTSKINFTADKSAFDKNGIQWVINPLDEFALTKAVKLQESQGATVTVINVGDTATEPVIRKALAIGANDAIRVNLDPKDSYSTAKEIAAVAQNGGYDLILCGKESIDYNGGSVPGMIAQLLNQPFVNASVGLDVNGSEATAVREIEGGKETISVKLPAVIAGQKGLVDEKDLIIPNMRGIMSARTKPLQVVEPSSSEVKVQGVSYDSVPPRAAVKMVSPDNLDELVRLLHEEAKVI, from the coding sequence ATGAAAATATTAGTTTGTATTAGTAGTGTTCCGGATACTACTTCCAAAATTAACTTTACAGCAGATAAGTCTGCTTTCGACAAAAACGGAATTCAGTGGGTGATCAATCCTTTAGATGAATTTGCGTTGACAAAAGCGGTTAAACTTCAGGAGTCTCAAGGAGCTACAGTGACAGTAATTAATGTAGGAGATACTGCTACAGAACCTGTAATCAGAAAAGCATTGGCTATTGGAGCAAATGATGCAATAAGAGTAAACCTTGATCCTAAAGATAGCTATTCTACTGCTAAAGAAATTGCTGCAGTAGCTCAAAACGGAGGATATGACCTTATTCTTTGTGGTAAAGAATCTATTGATTATAACGGTGGTTCTGTTCCTGGGATGATTGCTCAGTTATTAAACCAGCCTTTCGTTAACGCTTCCGTAGGTTTAGACGTTAATGGAAGTGAAGCGACTGCTGTAAGAGAAATTGAAGGTGGGAAAGAAACTATTTCTGTAAAACTTCCTGCTGTTATTGCAGGTCAGAAAGGATTAGTGGATGAAAAAGATTTGATTATTCCTAATATGAGAGGAATTATGTCTGCAAGAACAAAACCATTACAGGTTGTTGAGCCATCTTCTTCAGAAGTGAAAGTTCAGGGAGTTTCTTATGATAGTGTTCCACCAAGAGCAGCTGTGAAAATGGTTTCTCCGGATAATCTGGATGAATTGGTAAGATTACTTCACGAAGAAGCTAAAGTGATCTAA